The genome window CCCTCGACCTGCTGACCGCGGCCGACGACCCCCGCGCCGGCGTACGGGAGCTGCTGTCGTGGTCGGCCCGGGTCCTCGATCCGGACGCGGACCGGCTGCTGTGCATGCTGGGGCTTCTTCCGGTGGCCGACCCGGACGTGACCGTGGCCGCCGCGGCGTGCGGCTGGGAACTCCCGCGCACCCGCGACGTCTTCGAGCGGCTCGCCGACGTGAACATGGTCCAGTACCGCGGCCCCGGCCGGTACGGGATGCACGAGCTCGTCCGCGAGTACGCCCGGGAGCGCGCGGCCGGACTCCCCGACGCGGCCGGACTCCCCGACGCGGCCGGACTCCTCGACGCGGAGCGGGCAGCTGCCTGCGACCGGGTGGAGACGCTGTTCCTCGCCGCGGCGCTGGAGGCGTCCCGCCGGCTGGGGATGGCGACCGACCTCGCCGAACGGGACCGCGTCGCCGTACCGGACGCGCTGACCGGCCTGGTCGCGCCGGACGTGCAGGGCTGGCTGCGCGACCACCGCGGGTCCGTCGCCGCGGTCGCCCGGCAGGCCCAGGACCGGGGTGCGCACGCCGCCGTCCGGCGACTGTCCGACGCCTGGTGGCGCCACCTCTACAAGGACATGCGCGACGCCGAGGCGCGGGACCTGCACAGCATCGCGCTGGTGTCGGCGGAGTCGGCGGGCGACCGGCTCGCCCGGTGCCGGGCGCTGCGGCACCTGGGTGTGCTCGACACCCGCGCCGGGCGCGGCGACGACGCCCGGCACCGGTTCGACGAGGCCGCGCGGGAGGCGCACGAGCTCGGCGAGCCGGCGGAGGAGGCGGAGGCGACCGGGCTGCTCGCCTCCATGCACGCCGCCCTCGCCGAGTACGGCCCGGCGATCGCCTGGCTGCACCGCACCCTGGAGCTCACCGACCAGGTTCCGGACTCCGCCAGCCGGGCCAGCCTGCTCAACAATCTGGGCATGCTCTACCGCAAGATCGGCGACCTCGACCGCGCCTCCACCGTCCTGGACGAGGCGCTGCACGAGGCCGTCGCCACGTCCGACACCGATGTGGAGAGTGCCGCCCACAACAACCTCGGCAGCCTGGAACGGGAGCGCGGCGACCTGACCGCCGCCCACGCCCATCTGCGGGCAGCGCTGGACGCCGCCCGGCGCGCCTGCAACCTCGAGGGCGAGGCGGTCGTGCTCACGAAGCTCGCGGACGTGGCCGGGGCGCGCGGGGACGTCGAGGCGGCGAAGGCGTACCTCGACGCCGCGGCCCTGATCAGCGCGGAGTCGGGTACCCCGCACCTGCGCAACCTGGTGTGGAACGCGCGCGGCGAGTGGGCGCTGACCGTGCACGACCTCGCCGCTGCCGCCCGGGCCCACCAGCAGGTTCTGCTCCCCGCCGCCGACGCCCGGGACATGCCCGAACTGGCCCGGGCGTACGCCGGCCTGGGGCAGGTGGCGCGGGTGGAGGGACGCACCAGCCAGGCCCGGGACTACCTCCGCCGGGCCGCCGAGGAGTACCGGCGCCTGGGCTCCCCGCACGCCTCCGCCATAGAGGCCCAACTGCGCGCCCTCCGGACCCGCCGTGGACAGTCGTCATCCAGCTGACGGGGGGCACCGTCCGGGTCGCGTAGTGGCACGCTGTGGATCCACGCCCGCCTTGGCTGACGATGGCGTCCAGGCGGCCATCGCGGTGGCGGGCAGCTCGTGACTTCGGCTGTGATCAGCGCCGGATGTCGGGGCCGTTGTGGCCGAGGGCTGCTTGGATCTGGTCGAGCCACTGGATGCGCAGTTGGCGCCCGTTGGGGAGTTGGTCGTCTCGATCCCAGCGCCACGTCGTGGCTATCGCGAGCGTCAGGATCCGGCACCGGCGGAGCAGGTCCGGATCAGCCGCTGGATAGTGCTCGCTGACCTGTTCCGGCGCATGGGCGAGGTCGAACTCGACCGGTCCGCGACAGCAGGTCTCCAGGTCGATGAACAGCCGCCCTTTCCTCGTCGTG of Mycobacteriales bacterium contains these proteins:
- a CDS encoding tetratricopeptide repeat protein; amino-acid sequence: MPLALRLVAVHLARPLRHRPALDLLTAADDPRAGVRELLSWSARVLDPDADRLLCMLGLLPVADPDVTVAAAACGWELPRTRDVFERLADVNMVQYRGPGRYGMHELVREYARERAAGLPDAAGLPDAAGLLDAERAAACDRVETLFLAAALEASRRLGMATDLAERDRVAVPDALTGLVAPDVQGWLRDHRGSVAAVARQAQDRGAHAAVRRLSDAWWRHLYKDMRDAEARDLHSIALVSAESAGDRLARCRALRHLGVLDTRAGRGDDARHRFDEAAREAHELGEPAEEAEATGLLASMHAALAEYGPAIAWLHRTLELTDQVPDSASRASLLNNLGMLYRKIGDLDRASTVLDEALHEAVATSDTDVESAAHNNLGSLERERGDLTAAHAHLRAALDAARRACNLEGEAVVLTKLADVAGARGDVEAAKAYLDAAALISAESGTPHLRNLVWNARGEWALTVHDLAAAARAHQQVLLPAADARDMPELARAYAGLGQVARVEGRTSQARDYLRRAAEEYRRLGSPHASAIEAQLRALRTRRGQSSSS